The following are encoded in a window of Nitrospira sp. genomic DNA:
- a CDS encoding site-2 protease family protein, which produces MNRLRFPFLGYNVIIHWSWLIAVSVLTWSLATGYYPNIWPDYPRTIYWLSGFMTTGLLFLSVLLHECAHAGVATAHKVQIHDIMLHIVGGWTLLPREISTPTLEAKVAIAGPLCSAFIGVLLWPWSDFPIAHYLMKFNFILAGYNLLPAFPMDGGRVLRAWFWNAYGSFSQATERASRLGKQIAITMILVGIGGLFLGWSTFWLMVGGIILRMVSDGTHHTVEYSHLLKGQVRDVMIPHDRIISLGANHTVGEVKDLFLRYGYHHFPVRDFETVLGLIHHEDLRKHPDWQDGGKSPIRDLIRPLTDDIIVDPSTPIQQAFDQMLLTASPRLLVYDGRVFVGMLTRASVTRLRELHQKESSWVGLTGATPAAARHS; this is translated from the coding sequence ATGAATCGCTTACGCTTTCCGTTCTTGGGATACAACGTCATCATTCACTGGTCATGGCTGATTGCCGTCAGTGTGCTCACCTGGAGCCTCGCCACCGGGTACTACCCCAACATTTGGCCCGACTACCCTCGCACGATTTATTGGCTCTCAGGGTTTATGACCACCGGACTCCTCTTTCTCTCCGTCTTACTCCACGAATGTGCCCATGCCGGTGTTGCTACTGCCCACAAGGTCCAAATCCATGACATCATGCTTCACATCGTGGGCGGCTGGACCTTGCTTCCCCGTGAAATTTCCACCCCTACGCTTGAAGCCAAAGTGGCCATCGCCGGGCCTCTCTGCTCCGCCTTCATCGGCGTGCTCCTCTGGCCCTGGTCGGATTTTCCCATCGCCCACTACCTGATGAAGTTCAACTTCATCCTGGCTGGCTATAACCTCCTGCCGGCATTCCCGATGGATGGAGGGCGCGTGCTCCGAGCGTGGTTCTGGAACGCATACGGCTCCTTTTCCCAAGCAACAGAACGGGCCTCCCGACTCGGAAAACAAATCGCCATCACGATGATTCTGGTCGGCATTGGTGGCCTCTTCCTGGGCTGGAGCACCTTCTGGCTTATGGTCGGCGGCATCATCCTCCGGATGGTCTCAGACGGCACCCATCATACCGTTGAATACAGCCACCTCCTCAAAGGCCAGGTCCGCGACGTCATGATTCCACACGATCGCATCATCAGCCTTGGAGCGAACCATACGGTCGGGGAGGTGAAAGACCTCTTTCTCCGCTACGGCTATCACCACTTCCCCGTGCGCGATTTCGAGACCGTGCTGGGCCTCATCCACCATGAGGACCTCCGCAAACATCCTGATTGGCAAGACGGAGGCAAGTCGCCGATCAGAGACCTGATCCGGCCGCTGACCGACGACATCATCGTCGATCCGTCCACACCCATCCAACAGGCGTTCGACCAAATGCTCCTGACCGCCTCGCCGCGATTGCTGGTCTACGATGGGCGGGTGTTTGTTGGAATGTTGACCCGGGCGTCGGTTACGCGCCTACGGGAGCTCCATCAGAAAGAGTCGAGTTGGGTAGGGTTGACGGGGGCGACTCCGGCGGCTGCCCGTCATTCGTGA
- a CDS encoding TraM recognition domain-containing protein: MFPFMSLTGGGEAGAPRPPHPALDRLQAINRAGRLAPLWPERTVFGRGAILGVEPIEEGLIWMPDEDRRGHVGCFGTTQSGKSRLIEAVMEQDIRKGYSTVVFDPKGDQRLFSKFVQVAAESGRLDEVMLLTPIFPDCSIYLDPLSTYYMEEELVNHIYSILPGKDERGTEFFTGTAESVSHAIISGLIKLGRAKGEQVPLTFDDIKKRIGHEDLRRLRESLSMLPGTEDLCHTIDSITQSEALKDFYVKISASLRDAMIKLTMGNTGRIIGKARTNPFIDRLEEGRPVLLFCTLGSLLTARVSYLVAKVFVSMIQSLTGRIFARGSRLEIPLCLHLDEGHNVLYPGIHELFNKAGGARIWVHLYTQSKAQPEKEAGVLSATSIIDSVNTWLYFRVNHPGTAEHIMETSPLVDRQEAVIGLGSGVTMRGVKMRQVQQDKVIHLPDRWFYFRSRSMRAKGHTLDVYPPYVQVQFPHITNDGQPPESPPSTLPNSTLSDGAPVGA, encoded by the coding sequence ATGTTTCCATTTATGTCGTTGACTGGGGGCGGTGAAGCTGGGGCGCCACGGCCGCCGCATCCGGCGTTGGATCGGTTGCAAGCCATCAATCGAGCCGGTCGCCTGGCTCCCTTGTGGCCGGAGCGGACCGTGTTCGGCCGTGGGGCGATTTTGGGGGTGGAGCCGATAGAAGAGGGCTTGATCTGGATGCCGGACGAGGATCGACGGGGTCACGTGGGGTGCTTTGGCACCACGCAGAGCGGAAAGAGCCGTCTGATCGAAGCGGTGATGGAACAGGATATTCGTAAGGGCTATTCGACGGTCGTGTTTGATCCAAAGGGGGATCAGCGGCTGTTCTCGAAGTTCGTGCAAGTCGCGGCCGAGTCGGGTCGGTTGGACGAAGTGATGTTGCTCACGCCGATTTTTCCGGATTGTTCGATCTATCTTGATCCGCTGTCGACGTATTACATGGAAGAAGAGTTGGTCAATCACATCTACAGCATTCTGCCGGGCAAGGATGAACGGGGGACGGAATTCTTCACGGGGACGGCGGAGTCGGTCTCGCATGCCATCATTAGCGGATTGATCAAATTGGGTCGGGCGAAGGGCGAGCAAGTGCCCTTGACGTTCGATGACATCAAGAAGCGCATCGGCCATGAAGATCTGCGGCGGTTGCGGGAAAGTTTGTCGATGCTGCCGGGGACCGAGGATTTGTGTCATACGATCGACAGCATCACGCAGTCGGAGGCGCTCAAAGATTTTTACGTGAAGATTTCGGCGTCGTTGCGTGATGCGATGATTAAGCTGACCATGGGCAACACGGGACGGATCATTGGCAAAGCGCGCACGAATCCCTTCATTGACCGGTTGGAGGAGGGGCGGCCGGTGTTGCTGTTCTGTACCTTGGGGAGTTTGTTGACGGCTCGGGTGTCGTACCTGGTGGCGAAGGTGTTTGTCTCGATGATCCAGTCGTTGACCGGACGGATATTCGCGCGCGGGTCCCGGCTGGAGATCCCGCTGTGTCTCCATCTCGATGAGGGGCATAACGTGCTGTATCCGGGGATTCATGAGCTGTTCAATAAGGCGGGCGGTGCGCGGATCTGGGTGCATCTGTACACGCAATCGAAGGCTCAGCCGGAGAAAGAGGCGGGGGTCTTGTCGGCCACGTCGATTATTGACAGTGTCAACACCTGGCTCTATTTCCGGGTGAATCATCCGGGGACGGCGGAACACATCATGGAGACGAGTCCATTGGTCGACCGACAGGAAGCAGTCATCGGCTTGGGCTCTGGCGTGACCATGCGCGGGGTGAAGATGCGTCAGGTGCAGCAAGACAAAGTCATTCATCTGCCCGATCGTTGGTTTTATTTCCGCAGCCGCTCGATGCGGGCCAAAGGGCACACGCTGGATGTTTATCCGCCCTATGTGCAGGTGCAGTTTCCGCATATCACGAATGACGGGCAGCCGCCGGAGTCGCCCCCGTCAACCCTACCCAACTCGACTCTTTCTGATGGAGCTCCCGTAGGCGCGTAA
- a CDS encoding vitamin B12-dependent ribonucleotide reductase → MEIARFYTKRQSDPYADQTYVERTSQPPGKTTPISVLAPRSWSQTAVDILVQKYMRKTGVPQPGSDRVGRETDARQVFRRLADCWTMWGRRAGNYFLTEEDAQAFNDEMQYMLAHQIGAPNSPQWFNTGLSLAYSIKGPAQGLWRWDPQQQDTVEVRDSYECPQASACYIQSIADNLVNENGIMNLWTREARLFKFGSGSGTNFSALRGKGERLSGGGESSGLMSWLKVGDTAAGAIKSGGTTRRAAKMVILNIDHPDIEAFINLKVQEEQKVAALVVGSHLCATHLNKIMQAAWITEEGREFVQPNPKFNTGLNEAIRAARVARIPETYIQRALSFAKKGQRNFAFSVYDLRWEGEAYQTVTGQNANNSIRLTKAFLDAVKTDATWNLTHRTDDRIAKTVRARDLWDQICAAAWQCADPGIQYDDIINEWHTTPAQGKITASNPCVTGDTLVATVKGWRRIEDIASDTEIIGSDGHLHPINRSFITGFEHVWRVCTSDGYELKATINHLVTTKNRGDVPVGELEHGDILVLSAGQFGARSVEPNLAFAIGLAVGDGCVSHFDTKYGRRSSINLTMHHDEAPVLATAAAGIQRQKDLHYALARCEGRYVPRPTSVFHVPTTSRVTCGAPSVIKDFSTYAILDEGSSNKRFTPAAFQLDKPSLAQVLRGLYTADGTVANYGDKSQYIALDSCSLTLLQQVQVLLLSFGIKSKLYRDRRRGNTIAELPSGKGWYRPYVVKEMYSLRISRSSRLLFEREIGFHPDSPKAARLRQLNEEVECYQDPLTTKFERLEWAAQTIVYDLTEPATQHFVANGFVVHNCSEFLSNDDTSCNLASLNLVKFLKPDGTFDLEAYRHAIRLWTIVLDITVFMASYPSRAIAERTAKLRQLGLGYANLGAVLMRMGLPYDSDQARAVAQGLTAILTGEAYATSADLALELGPFEYYAENRDAMLRVIRNHHRAAHGQSDGYEGLSVLPRPLNTALCPAALAEAARNSWDTAIRKGSVSGFRNAQVTVLAPTGTIGLVMDCDTTGVEPDFSLVKYKTLAGGGTMKLINESVPLALRTLGYPAAAADSMTRYIVGTGTLQDCPTISVNRLRQCGLSDAALDRIEAALPSVLDVTMAITPEIIGLEWCQQHVGVSSEELQSPHFSLLQRLGFSPDAITTANRYACGTLTIEGAPHLKAEHLAVFDCAVPGGALGTRSIAPEGHVKMLGAVQAFLSGGVSKTINMPAGAEVEDVAHVYQLAHDLGVKCIAVYRDGSKLSQPLNAIGTGELAQAVEQHNIPKVAQHLASLSVERGKHRPLPNKRQGYTQKAIIGGHKLYIRTGEYADGTLGEIFLDMHKEGAAFRSLMNCFAIAISMGLQYGVPLEEFVEAFTIMRFEPNGPVSGHNQIKMATSIMDYVMRDLAINYLNRQDLANIKMTGEDMRGDSVKPYIKTTPLRETAPSSMLDRELAEQARAKGYTGDPCPECLRFTLVQRGTCKTCVTCGANSGGCS, encoded by the coding sequence ATGGAAATCGCCCGCTTCTATACCAAACGTCAATCGGATCCCTACGCCGACCAAACGTACGTCGAACGGACCTCACAACCTCCCGGCAAAACCACCCCAATCAGTGTGCTGGCCCCGCGCAGCTGGTCTCAAACGGCCGTCGATATTCTGGTGCAAAAGTACATGCGCAAAACCGGCGTCCCTCAACCCGGCTCTGACCGGGTAGGCCGAGAGACCGATGCCCGGCAAGTCTTCCGGAGGTTGGCCGACTGTTGGACGATGTGGGGACGCCGAGCGGGGAACTACTTCCTGACAGAGGAGGATGCGCAAGCCTTCAACGATGAAATGCAGTACATGCTGGCCCATCAGATTGGGGCGCCCAATTCGCCTCAATGGTTCAACACCGGGCTCTCACTCGCCTACAGCATCAAAGGCCCAGCGCAGGGGTTATGGCGCTGGGATCCACAGCAACAGGACACCGTGGAAGTCCGCGATTCCTACGAATGTCCGCAGGCCAGTGCCTGTTACATCCAGTCCATTGCAGACAATCTCGTCAATGAGAACGGGATCATGAACCTCTGGACTCGCGAGGCGCGACTGTTCAAGTTCGGATCGGGCAGCGGGACCAATTTCTCGGCCCTCCGCGGTAAAGGCGAACGCCTCTCCGGGGGCGGCGAGAGCTCCGGCCTGATGTCCTGGCTCAAAGTTGGGGATACCGCCGCCGGCGCGATCAAATCCGGGGGCACCACCCGCCGCGCGGCCAAGATGGTCATCCTCAACATCGATCATCCCGACATCGAAGCCTTCATCAATCTCAAAGTCCAAGAAGAGCAGAAGGTCGCCGCCCTGGTTGTCGGGTCCCATCTGTGTGCCACGCATCTCAATAAAATCATGCAGGCGGCCTGGATCACGGAAGAAGGCCGCGAGTTCGTCCAACCCAACCCGAAATTCAACACGGGTCTCAATGAAGCCATCCGCGCTGCACGAGTTGCCCGGATCCCGGAAACGTACATCCAACGAGCCCTCAGCTTTGCCAAGAAAGGCCAGCGGAATTTTGCCTTCTCTGTCTATGACCTTAGATGGGAAGGAGAGGCCTACCAGACCGTCACGGGCCAGAACGCCAACAACAGTATCCGCCTGACCAAGGCCTTTCTCGATGCCGTCAAAACCGATGCGACCTGGAATCTCACCCATCGAACTGATGACAGGATCGCCAAGACCGTGCGCGCGCGGGACTTGTGGGATCAAATCTGCGCGGCCGCCTGGCAGTGCGCCGACCCCGGCATTCAATACGATGACATCATCAACGAATGGCACACGACGCCGGCACAAGGGAAAATCACAGCCAGTAACCCCTGTGTCACGGGCGATACGCTTGTCGCGACCGTCAAAGGCTGGCGTCGAATCGAGGACATCGCCAGTGACACGGAGATCATTGGGAGCGATGGACACCTGCATCCCATCAATCGGAGCTTCATCACCGGCTTCGAGCACGTGTGGAGGGTTTGCACGTCCGACGGATATGAACTCAAAGCCACGATCAATCACCTGGTCACGACCAAGAATCGTGGCGATGTTCCCGTGGGCGAGCTTGAGCATGGCGATATTCTCGTCCTCTCCGCTGGTCAATTCGGGGCACGATCAGTCGAACCCAACCTGGCCTTTGCCATCGGGCTCGCCGTGGGGGATGGGTGTGTATCGCATTTCGATACCAAGTATGGACGCCGCTCGAGCATCAATTTGACCATGCATCATGACGAAGCACCGGTTCTCGCGACGGCGGCCGCGGGCATCCAACGTCAGAAGGATTTGCACTATGCCCTGGCTCGTTGTGAAGGCCGCTATGTTCCTCGACCCACCTCAGTGTTCCACGTCCCAACGACGTCACGCGTGACATGTGGCGCTCCGTCCGTAATTAAAGATTTTTCTACATATGCCATTCTGGACGAAGGATCGAGCAATAAACGTTTTACGCCGGCGGCGTTCCAATTAGACAAGCCATCGCTTGCCCAGGTGCTGAGAGGGCTCTACACCGCGGACGGCACGGTGGCCAACTATGGAGACAAATCGCAGTACATCGCCCTCGATTCTTGTTCGCTCACGCTCTTGCAGCAAGTGCAGGTGCTGCTGCTCTCCTTTGGGATTAAATCCAAGCTGTACCGCGATCGACGTAGAGGCAACACCATCGCCGAATTGCCGAGCGGCAAGGGCTGGTACCGCCCTTATGTCGTCAAAGAGATGTACTCCTTGCGCATCTCACGCTCCTCTCGCCTTCTGTTTGAGCGAGAGATCGGCTTCCACCCGGACAGCCCGAAGGCCGCGAGGCTGCGCCAGTTGAATGAGGAGGTGGAGTGTTACCAAGACCCTCTGACCACGAAGTTCGAGCGCTTGGAATGGGCGGCGCAAACGATCGTCTATGACCTCACGGAACCCGCCACGCAGCACTTCGTCGCGAATGGCTTCGTCGTGCACAACTGCTCAGAATTTCTTTCAAATGACGATACCTCATGTAACCTGGCGTCGCTCAATCTCGTCAAATTCTTGAAACCCGACGGCACCTTCGATCTTGAAGCCTATCGACACGCCATTCGGCTCTGGACCATCGTGTTAGACATCACAGTCTTCATGGCCTCGTATCCCAGCCGCGCGATCGCGGAACGGACCGCGAAACTCCGTCAACTCGGACTGGGCTACGCCAATCTCGGCGCCGTACTCATGCGAATGGGGCTGCCCTATGATTCCGACCAAGCCCGGGCGGTTGCCCAAGGCCTCACCGCCATCCTCACCGGCGAAGCCTATGCGACCAGTGCCGATCTCGCTCTCGAGCTGGGCCCCTTCGAATATTATGCTGAGAACCGGGACGCGATGCTCCGGGTCATCCGGAACCACCATCGCGCCGCCCATGGCCAGAGTGATGGCTACGAAGGACTCTCGGTCCTCCCCCGTCCGCTCAATACCGCCCTCTGCCCGGCCGCCCTCGCGGAAGCCGCCCGTAACAGCTGGGATACCGCCATCAGAAAAGGCTCCGTCTCTGGATTCCGTAACGCGCAAGTGACCGTGCTCGCCCCGACCGGAACGATCGGGCTCGTGATGGATTGCGATACCACGGGCGTTGAACCCGATTTCTCCCTGGTGAAGTACAAAACCTTGGCCGGCGGCGGCACGATGAAGCTGATCAATGAGTCGGTCCCCCTTGCGCTACGCACCCTGGGCTACCCCGCTGCAGCGGCAGACAGCATGACACGCTATATCGTCGGGACAGGCACACTCCAGGACTGTCCCACCATATCCGTTAACCGCCTGCGACAGTGCGGACTCTCAGACGCCGCACTCGACCGAATTGAAGCGGCGCTGCCATCCGTTCTCGATGTCACCATGGCCATCACGCCCGAGATCATCGGACTCGAATGGTGTCAACAACACGTCGGGGTCTCCTCTGAGGAGTTGCAATCTCCACACTTCAGTCTGCTCCAACGGCTTGGGTTTAGCCCCGACGCCATCACGACCGCCAATCGCTATGCCTGTGGAACCTTGACGATCGAAGGCGCCCCGCATCTCAAGGCCGAACACCTTGCCGTCTTCGACTGTGCGGTCCCCGGAGGTGCGCTCGGGACCCGCTCCATCGCACCCGAAGGGCACGTCAAAATGCTCGGCGCCGTCCAAGCGTTCCTGAGCGGCGGCGTGAGCAAAACCATCAACATGCCGGCCGGCGCCGAGGTCGAAGACGTCGCCCATGTCTACCAGCTGGCTCATGACCTCGGCGTGAAATGTATCGCGGTGTACCGCGACGGCTCGAAACTCAGCCAACCGCTGAATGCGATCGGCACCGGCGAGCTCGCCCAAGCCGTGGAACAACACAATATTCCCAAAGTCGCACAGCACCTGGCCTCACTCAGCGTCGAGCGGGGAAAGCACCGCCCATTACCGAACAAACGCCAGGGCTACACACAAAAAGCGATCATTGGCGGACACAAACTTTATATCCGCACCGGCGAATATGCGGATGGGACGCTCGGCGAGATCTTTCTCGACATGCATAAGGAAGGCGCCGCGTTCCGCAGCTTGATGAACTGCTTTGCCATCGCCATTTCCATGGGACTGCAGTACGGCGTGCCGCTGGAAGAATTCGTCGAAGCCTTCACCATTATGCGCTTCGAACCCAATGGCCCGGTCTCTGGCCACAACCAAATTAAGATGGCGACGTCGATCATGGATTACGTCATGCGTGATCTCGCCATCAACTATCTGAACCGGCAGGATCTTGCGAACATCAAGATGACCGGCGAAGACATGCGCGGCGACTCGGTCAAACCATATATCAAGACGACTCCTCTCCGTGAGACAGCGCCTTCATCGATGCTCGATCGGGAGCTCGCCGAGCAGGCCCGCGCCAAAGGCTATACGGGCGACCCCTGCCCGGAATGTCTGCGGTTCACGTTGGTCCAACGAGGCACCTGTAAAACCTGCGTCACCTGCGGCGCCAATAGCGGAGGCTGTAGTTAG
- a CDS encoding DUF4019 domain-containing protein — MYLTMSRILLIGLVILALVIPVFAAPQPERDSAVDWLTLIDTQRFDHSWNESSAFLKEHITQAQWAKTLTDQRLPLGKPTSRTIVKKEFQYQIPGIPTGTYELKVYRTTFALKGEMNETVIMTRESDQKWRPIAYYIK; from the coding sequence ATGTATCTAACCATGTCTCGCATCCTGCTGATCGGACTTGTGATCCTTGCACTCGTCATCCCCGTCTTTGCCGCTCCACAACCTGAACGAGATTCCGCCGTCGACTGGCTCACGCTCATCGACACGCAGCGCTTTGATCATAGCTGGAACGAATCCTCCGCCTTTCTCAAGGAACATATCACCCAAGCCCAATGGGCCAAGACGCTGACCGACCAGCGGCTGCCGCTCGGAAAGCCGACGTCCCGGACGATCGTGAAGAAGGAATTCCAATATCAGATTCCAGGGATTCCCACCGGCACCTATGAACTCAAGGTCTATCGGACAACCTTTGCTCTAAAGGGAGAAATGAACGAGACCGTCATTATGACCCGTGAATCGGATCAGAAGTGGCGCCCGATCGCCTACTACATCAAATGA
- a CDS encoding transposase has protein sequence MNGIKRKTSIGSIRTNDTMTHGRLRLSGIGVIKLRGGARTPGIPKTCEILSKAGRWYASMTILCTPSRSCGTKAAGFDLGTETFLTLAESNGTIRTIDNPRVLRTSLPALTHAQRAVSRKQKGSKNRKKAVRRVARIHRRIANQRREFLHQTSHRLVQEYGLLATEDLSIKNLTAVGGRRKRGLNREVLSVALSRFLRILACKAEEAGSWYVALSPRTLKPTQTCHQCGRQEKKSLSDRQHVCPCGVRCGRDENAARVLVHWALIGNAPGSERARCGEPSAGLDHTIETQLSSMKQESPSRAA, from the coding sequence ATGAATGGCATAAAGAGAAAAACGAGTATCGGCTCTATCCGAACGAACGACACGATGACCCACGGACGACTCCGACTGTCGGGGATCGGGGTCATCAAACTGCGCGGCGGGGCACGCACTCCGGGCATTCCGAAAACGTGTGAGATCCTATCTAAAGCCGGACGCTGGTACGCCTCGATGACGATCCTGTGCACCCCCAGCCGATCCTGTGGCACCAAGGCCGCCGGCTTTGACTTAGGAACAGAGACATTCCTGACGCTCGCCGAATCGAATGGGACCATTCGGACGATTGACAATCCGCGTGTCTTGCGAACCAGTCTCCCCGCGCTCACACACGCCCAACGGGCTGTCAGTCGGAAACAAAAAGGTTCAAAGAATCGCAAGAAAGCCGTCCGCCGCGTGGCCCGTATCCATCGTCGGATTGCCAATCAGCGACGAGAATTTCTCCACCAAACCAGTCATCGATTGGTTCAAGAGTACGGACTATTAGCGACCGAAGACCTCTCGATAAAGAACCTCACGGCGGTCGGCGGCCGCCGGAAACGAGGCCTCAATCGAGAAGTGCTGAGTGTCGCGTTGAGTCGGTTCCTCAGAATACTGGCGTGCAAAGCGGAAGAAGCTGGCAGCTGGTATGTCGCGTTGTCGCCTCGGACTCTCAAACCCACACAGACGTGTCATCAGTGTGGCCGACAGGAGAAGAAATCCCTGTCGGACCGACAGCACGTCTGCCCCTGTGGGGTGAGATGTGGACGGGACGAAAACGCCGCGCGTGTCTTGGTCCATTGGGCGTTGATCGGCAATGCCCCGGGTTCGGAACGAGCCCGCTGTGGAGAGCCGAGCGCTGGCCTCGATCACACGATCGAGACGCAACTCAGCTCGATGAAGCAGGAATCTCCCTCCAGAGCCGCGTAA